Within Desulfocurvus vexinensis DSM 17965, the genomic segment GATCACGGCGTGGAAGTCGGGGTGGATGAGGGGTTCCCCGCCGCCCTGGGGGTGGATGATGATCCGCCGCCGGTCGTAGCGGATGCCGTAGGCCTGCTCCATGATGCGCAGCCCGCGCTCGACCTTGTGGATGTACTCCCTGGCTTCCTCGAAAGGCATGTATTTGCGGATGTCGTGCTCGTCGGTCCAGCGGTGGGCGGCGAACCCGCAGTGGGCGCAGCGGTAGTTGCAGAAGTTGGTGATGTCCAGATAGACCACGCTCAACCGGAAGAAGCGCTCCACGTCGGCCAGCCGGGCCTGGATGAGCTTGCCGCGCTCGATGATGTCCTGCGGGCCCAGGGCCTGGGGCTGGGCATCTGCGGCCGCGCGGGCGGCGGCGTCGGCCTCTTCCAGGGCGCTCAGGCGGGCCTGGCCTTCGCCCTCGGGGTCCAGCTCGATGACGCGGCAGAAGGCGTTGACGGCCTTCTCGCGGTCGCCCAGCTCCTGGTAGAGCAGGCCGAGGTCGAGCCAGACCGGGGCGGGCTTGCTGCGGTCGCTGTAGGCCTGCTCCAGGTACTGCGCGGCCTGGGCCGGGGAGGGCAGGGCCCGGGCCTGCTCCTGTTCGGGATAGGACGGGGCGGTGATGGAATTCATGGGCTTCTCCTGGAAGGATGCTCGGTTGCGGAACCCGGGGCGGCGTGGAAGGTCACGCAGGTGGCCTCCAGGGCGGACGCGGGCAGGTGCCTGTAGGGCGGGGCCAGCAGCGGGCGGATGGCCGCCAGGGCCGCCGGGTCCGTGGCGTGGATTTCCGTGCGCCAGCCGCCGAATCCGGCCCCGGCCAGGGCCTGTTCGTAGTCGGCCACGCGCCAGCGGTTGAGCAGGCAGGGCGCGCGCGGCGACAGGGCGCGTTGCCACAGCCACTCGGGAAAAGTCAGCATGATGAACGGGTTGTGGTCGCGCTCGTGGCTGGTGAGGTCCACGCAGTGGGCCATGGCTCCGCCGGGGCGCAGCCAGGCCCGCAAGGCCAGGAACACGGCGCGCGGATCGGCCACATGCTCCAGCACGGAGCCGCTGTAGATCAGGTCCACCCGGCCATCGGGGCGCGGGACGGGCAGGGTTTCGATGCTGCCGCGCAGCAGGGTCAGGCGTGCCTGGGCCTCGGCCCAGGGCAGGCCCGCGCGCTGGCATTCGGCCCGCAGGCGGCGCTGGTGGCCGGGGTGATCGGCCGGTGCGAGCTGCGGGTCGGCCAGCACGACCCGGGCGAACCCGGCCCCCAGCAGGTGCACGCCCTCCAGGGCGTAGCGCCCGCAGCCCAAAAGCAGCAGGCTCGTTGCGGCGGGCGCGCGGCCCTGGCGCGCGGCCAGGTCGAGCAGCTCCGCCGCCAGGGCCCGGGGCCGGGCCTCGCCCGCGTTGGTCCGCCCGGGGCGCACGAGGTCCAGGGCGCGCAGGGCCGCAGGCGGCAGAAGCCGCCGCAGCAGCGCCTTGGCTGTGAAGCGTATCCGGGCCTGGGGGGGCATGGGCTGGGGTGGTCCTCCTGCGGTCCCGGAGCTTCGGGGCCGGGGTCGTTTGTGCCGGTATGCGGTTTTTCGCAGAAAATGCATGAATCGTTCCAGGCCGGGCAAGCCCGGGCGGGCGCCGCCCGCGCGCACTTCCCCCGGGGGCGGTGTCGGTGCCTTGACGCCGTCCGCCCGGGGCCGTACCCTGCGCCGCGCAGCACTTCATACAGCCACAGGACGGCCATGCTCAAGCACACGTTCTGCCATATCCCGCGCGTGGGCGTGGGCACCGAGGAAAAATACTGGAGCCGGGGCCTGGCCTGCTGGGACGACGCCCTGGCCGCCCCGGAAACGGGCCCGCGCGCCCTGGGCCCCCGCGCGGCCTGGGTCCGCCAGCACCTGGAGCTGTCGCGCCAGCGGCTGGCGGCGGGCGACGCGCTGTGGTTCGCCCGGCAGCTGCCCTCCGGGCAGGACTGGCGGCTGTTCGCCGACTTCCGCCACGGCGCGGCCTACGTGGACATCGAAACCACCGGCCTGTCGCACGACGGAGGGGACCACATCACCACCATCGCCCTGTACGGCGGCGGGCGCGTGCGCACCTACGTCCATGGCCGCGACCTGGAGCGCTTCGCCGATGACATCCAGGCCTTTTCCCTGCTGGTGACCTTCAACGGCAAGAGCTTCGACGTGCCCTTTCTGCGGCGCGAGCTGGGCCTGAAGCTGGACATGGCCCATATCGACCTGCGCCATGTCAT encodes:
- a CDS encoding class I SAM-dependent methyltransferase, which codes for MPPQARIRFTAKALLRRLLPPAALRALDLVRPGRTNAGEARPRALAAELLDLAARQGRAPAATSLLLLGCGRYALEGVHLLGAGFARVVLADPQLAPADHPGHQRRLRAECQRAGLPWAEAQARLTLLRGSIETLPVPRPDGRVDLIYSGSVLEHVADPRAVFLALRAWLRPGGAMAHCVDLTSHERDHNPFIMLTFPEWLWQRALSPRAPCLLNRWRVADYEQALAGAGFGGWRTEIHATDPAALAAIRPLLAPPYRHLPASALEATCVTFHAAPGSATEHPSRRSP
- a CDS encoding ribonuclease H-like domain-containing protein, with the protein product MLKHTFCHIPRVGVGTEEKYWSRGLACWDDALAAPETGPRALGPRAAWVRQHLELSRQRLAAGDALWFARQLPSGQDWRLFADFRHGAAYVDIETTGLSHDGGDHITTIALYGGGRVRTYVHGRDLERFADDIQAFSLLVTFNGKSFDVPFLRRELGLKLDMAHIDLRHVMKRVGLSGGLKAIERQLGLSRDGLDGVDGYFAVLLWHEYQTTGNPAALETLLAYNAADVVGLEPLMVHAWNALAGATPHGVALALPAPPAPAPLPHRPDPALVAALRRRYGL